Proteins from one Ovis aries strain OAR_USU_Benz2616 breed Rambouillet chromosome 12, ARS-UI_Ramb_v3.0, whole genome shotgun sequence genomic window:
- the CD55 gene encoding complement decay-accelerating factor isoform X6 → MSPPRPRARAVLSLLGGLGPQLLLLLLRPPAASGDCSLPPDVPNAQATLGGLTSFPEQRTVTYKCNKGFVKVPGKADSVVCQNNKWSELAEFCNRSCDVPTRLLFASLKKSYSQQNYFPEGSTVEYECRQGYIRDPSLSGNITCLQNFVWSKPDKFCKKKSCPKPREIENGHVKITTDILLGATIYFSCNTGYKLVGAASSFCAPMGNTVGWSAGFPECQKILCPEPPKVDHGMIQEKQNSYAYGQSATYKCMEGFTLHGEISIYCTVRDDQGEWSGPLPQCRETDVSPTVLKSTEVNVPGTKVLSTPQKPTTVNVSATETPSTPQKPTTVNVSAIETPPTPQKPTTVNVSATETPPTPQKPITVNVPATETPPTPQKPTTVNVSATETPPTPQKPITINVPASETPPTPQKPTAVNVPAKSTAVPRTTLRLHATSAPKGRGSAPSGCVAVTIIIGIIILVKIFWDSGKSGSYYTHGNNKALKCHGSL, encoded by the exons ATGAGCCCCCCGCGCCCGCGCGCCCGCGCGGTGCTGAGCCTCCTGGGCGGGCTGGGcccgcagctgctgctgctactcctGCGTCCTCCGGCTGCGTCGG GTGACTGCAGCCTTCCTCCAGATGTGCCTAATGCCCAAGCAACTTTGGGAGGACTTACAAGTTTTCCTGAACAAAGAACAGTAACCTACAAATGTAACAAAGGCTTTGTAAAAGTTCCTGGCAAGGCAGACTCAGTCGTCTGTCAGAATAATAAATGGTCAGAGCTTGCAGAATTTTGTAATC GTAGCTGTGATGTTCCAACCAGGCTACTTTTTGCATCTCTCAAAAAGTCTTATAGCCAACAGAATTATTTCCCAGAAGGTTCCACTGTGGAATACGAGTGCCGTCAGGGCTACATACGGGACCCTTCTCTCTCAGGAAACATAACTTGTCTTCAGAATTTTGTGTGGTCCAAACCTGATAAATTTTGTAAAA AAAAATCATGTCCTAAGCctagagaaatagaaaatggtCATGTCAAAATAACAACTGACATACTCCTTGGTGCGACCATCTATTTTTCATGTAACACAGG GTACAAATTAGTTGGTGCAGCTTCTAGTTTCTGTGCTCCTATGGGAAATACTGTTGGGTGGTCTGCTGGATTTCCAGAATGCCAAA aaatcttatgTCCAGAACCACCGAAAGTTGACCATGGAATGATTCAAGAGAAACAGAACAGTTATGCATACGGACAGTCTGCAACATATAAATGTATGGAAGGCTTCACCCTACATGGAGAGATCTCTATCTATTGTACTGTAAGAGATGACCAAGGAGAGTGGAGTGGCCCCCTACCTCAATGCAGAG AAACTGATGTCTCACCAACAGTTCTGAAATCCACTGAAGTAAATGTTCCAGGTACCAAAGTCCTATCAACTCCTCAGAAACCCACCACAGTGAATGTTTCAGCTACAGAAACCCCATCAACTCCTCAGAAACCCACCACTGTAAATGTTTCAGCTATAGAAACCCCACCAACTCCTCAGAAACCCACCACTGTAAATGTTTCAGCTACAGAAACCCCACCAACTCCCCAGAAGCCCATCACTGTCAATGTTCCAGCTACAGAAACCCCACCAACTCCTCAGAAACCCACCACTGTAAATGTTTCAGCTACAGAAACCCCACCAACTCCTCAGAAACCCATCACTATAAATGTTCCAGCTTCAGAAACCCCACCAACTCCTCAGAAACCCACCGCTGTAAATGTTCCAG CAAAAAGTACAGCTGTTCCCAGGACAACCCTGCGTTTGCATGCAACAAGCGCACCTAAAGGAAGAGGAAGCGCTCCTTCAG
- the CD55 gene encoding complement decay-accelerating factor isoform X10 — translation MSPPRPRARAVLSLLGGLGPQLLLLLLRPPAASGDCSLPPDVPNAQATLGGLTSFPEQRTVTYKCNKGFVKVPGKADSVVCQNNKWSELAEFCNRSCDVPTRLLFASLKKSYSQQNYFPEGSTVEYECRQGYIRDPSLSGNITCLQNFVWSKPDKFCKKKSCPKPREIENGHVKITTDILLGATIYFSCNTGYKLVGAASSFCAPMGNTVGWSAGFPECQKILCPEPPKVDHGMIQEKQNSYAYGQSATYKCMEGFTLHGEISIYCTVRDDQGEWSGPLPQCRETDVSPTVLKSTEVNVPGTKVLSTPQKPTTVNVSATETPSTPQKPTTVNVSAIETPPTPQKPTTVNVSATETPPTPQKPITVNVPATETPPTPQKPTTVNVSATETPPTPQKPITINVPASETPPTPQKPTAVNVPAKSTAVPRTTLRLHATSAPKGRGSAPSALTTHMGTTKHLSVMVHCNW, via the exons ATGAGCCCCCCGCGCCCGCGCGCCCGCGCGGTGCTGAGCCTCCTGGGCGGGCTGGGcccgcagctgctgctgctactcctGCGTCCTCCGGCTGCGTCGG GTGACTGCAGCCTTCCTCCAGATGTGCCTAATGCCCAAGCAACTTTGGGAGGACTTACAAGTTTTCCTGAACAAAGAACAGTAACCTACAAATGTAACAAAGGCTTTGTAAAAGTTCCTGGCAAGGCAGACTCAGTCGTCTGTCAGAATAATAAATGGTCAGAGCTTGCAGAATTTTGTAATC GTAGCTGTGATGTTCCAACCAGGCTACTTTTTGCATCTCTCAAAAAGTCTTATAGCCAACAGAATTATTTCCCAGAAGGTTCCACTGTGGAATACGAGTGCCGTCAGGGCTACATACGGGACCCTTCTCTCTCAGGAAACATAACTTGTCTTCAGAATTTTGTGTGGTCCAAACCTGATAAATTTTGTAAAA AAAAATCATGTCCTAAGCctagagaaatagaaaatggtCATGTCAAAATAACAACTGACATACTCCTTGGTGCGACCATCTATTTTTCATGTAACACAGG GTACAAATTAGTTGGTGCAGCTTCTAGTTTCTGTGCTCCTATGGGAAATACTGTTGGGTGGTCTGCTGGATTTCCAGAATGCCAAA aaatcttatgTCCAGAACCACCGAAAGTTGACCATGGAATGATTCAAGAGAAACAGAACAGTTATGCATACGGACAGTCTGCAACATATAAATGTATGGAAGGCTTCACCCTACATGGAGAGATCTCTATCTATTGTACTGTAAGAGATGACCAAGGAGAGTGGAGTGGCCCCCTACCTCAATGCAGAG AAACTGATGTCTCACCAACAGTTCTGAAATCCACTGAAGTAAATGTTCCAGGTACCAAAGTCCTATCAACTCCTCAGAAACCCACCACAGTGAATGTTTCAGCTACAGAAACCCCATCAACTCCTCAGAAACCCACCACTGTAAATGTTTCAGCTATAGAAACCCCACCAACTCCTCAGAAACCCACCACTGTAAATGTTTCAGCTACAGAAACCCCACCAACTCCCCAGAAGCCCATCACTGTCAATGTTCCAGCTACAGAAACCCCACCAACTCCTCAGAAACCCACCACTGTAAATGTTTCAGCTACAGAAACCCCACCAACTCCTCAGAAACCCATCACTATAAATGTTCCAGCTTCAGAAACCCCACCAACTCCTCAGAAACCCACCGCTGTAAATGTTCCAG CAAAAAGTACAGCTGTTCCCAGGACAACCCTGCGTTTGCATGCAACAAGCGCACCTAAAGGAAGAGGAAGCGCTCCTTCAG
- the CD55 gene encoding complement decay-accelerating factor isoform X11, with protein sequence MSPPRPRARAVLSLLGGLGPQLLLLLLRPPAASGDCSLPPDVPNAQATLGGLTSFPEQRTVTYKCNKGFVKVPGKADSVVCQNNKWSELAEFCNRSCDVPTRLLFASLKKSYSQQNYFPEGSTVEYECRQGYIRDPSLSGNITCLQNFVWSKPDKFCKKKSCPKPREIENGHVKITTDILLGATIYFSCNTGYKLVGAASSFCAPMGNTVGWSAGFPECQKILCPEPPKVDHGMIQEKQNSYAYGQSATYKCMEGFTLHGEISIYCTVRDDQGEWSGPLPQCRETDVSPTVLKSTEVNVPGTKVLSTPQKPTTVNVSATETPSTPQKPTTVNVSAIETPPTPQKPTTVNVSATETPPTPQKPITVNVPATETPPTPQKPTTVNVSATETPPTPQKPITINVPASETPPTPQKPTAVNVPAAKSTAVPRTTLRLHATSAPKGRGSAPSGHMCITLTILLMMLETVG encoded by the exons ATGAGCCCCCCGCGCCCGCGCGCCCGCGCGGTGCTGAGCCTCCTGGGCGGGCTGGGcccgcagctgctgctgctactcctGCGTCCTCCGGCTGCGTCGG GTGACTGCAGCCTTCCTCCAGATGTGCCTAATGCCCAAGCAACTTTGGGAGGACTTACAAGTTTTCCTGAACAAAGAACAGTAACCTACAAATGTAACAAAGGCTTTGTAAAAGTTCCTGGCAAGGCAGACTCAGTCGTCTGTCAGAATAATAAATGGTCAGAGCTTGCAGAATTTTGTAATC GTAGCTGTGATGTTCCAACCAGGCTACTTTTTGCATCTCTCAAAAAGTCTTATAGCCAACAGAATTATTTCCCAGAAGGTTCCACTGTGGAATACGAGTGCCGTCAGGGCTACATACGGGACCCTTCTCTCTCAGGAAACATAACTTGTCTTCAGAATTTTGTGTGGTCCAAACCTGATAAATTTTGTAAAA AAAAATCATGTCCTAAGCctagagaaatagaaaatggtCATGTCAAAATAACAACTGACATACTCCTTGGTGCGACCATCTATTTTTCATGTAACACAGG GTACAAATTAGTTGGTGCAGCTTCTAGTTTCTGTGCTCCTATGGGAAATACTGTTGGGTGGTCTGCTGGATTTCCAGAATGCCAAA aaatcttatgTCCAGAACCACCGAAAGTTGACCATGGAATGATTCAAGAGAAACAGAACAGTTATGCATACGGACAGTCTGCAACATATAAATGTATGGAAGGCTTCACCCTACATGGAGAGATCTCTATCTATTGTACTGTAAGAGATGACCAAGGAGAGTGGAGTGGCCCCCTACCTCAATGCAGAG AAACTGATGTCTCACCAACAGTTCTGAAATCCACTGAAGTAAATGTTCCAGGTACCAAAGTCCTATCAACTCCTCAGAAACCCACCACAGTGAATGTTTCAGCTACAGAAACCCCATCAACTCCTCAGAAACCCACCACTGTAAATGTTTCAGCTATAGAAACCCCACCAACTCCTCAGAAACCCACCACTGTAAATGTTTCAGCTACAGAAACCCCACCAACTCCCCAGAAGCCCATCACTGTCAATGTTCCAGCTACAGAAACCCCACCAACTCCTCAGAAACCCACCACTGTAAATGTTTCAGCTACAGAAACCCCACCAACTCCTCAGAAACCCATCACTATAAATGTTCCAGCTTCAGAAACCCCACCAACTCCTCAGAAACCCACCGCTGTAAATGTTCCAG CAGCAAAAAGTACAGCTGTTCCCAGGACAACCCTGCGTTTGCATGCAACAAGCGCACCTAAAGGAAGAGGAAGCGCTCCTTCAG
- the CD55 gene encoding complement decay-accelerating factor isoform X12, with translation MSPPRPRARAVLSLLGGLGPQLLLLLLRPPAASGDCSLPPDVPNAQATLGGLTSFPEQRTVTYKCNKGFVKVPGKADSVVCQNNKWSELAEFCNRSCDVPTRLLFASLKKSYSQQNYFPEGSTVEYECRQGYIRDPSLSGNITCLQNFVWSKPDKFCKKKSCPKPREIENGHVKITTDILLGATIYFSCNTGYKLVGAASSFCAPMGNTVGWSAGFPECQKILCPEPPKVDHGMIQEKQNSYAYGQSATYKCMEGFTLHGEISIYCTVRDDQGEWSGPLPQCRETDVSPTVLKSTEVNVPGTKVLSTPQKPTTVNVSATETPSTPQKPTTVNVSAIETPPTPQKPTTVNVSATETPPTPQKPITVNVPATETPPTPQKPTTVNVSATETPPTPQKPITINVPASETPPTPQKPTAVNVPAKSTAVPRTTLRLHATSAPKGRGSAPSGHMCITLTILLMMLETVG, from the exons ATGAGCCCCCCGCGCCCGCGCGCCCGCGCGGTGCTGAGCCTCCTGGGCGGGCTGGGcccgcagctgctgctgctactcctGCGTCCTCCGGCTGCGTCGG GTGACTGCAGCCTTCCTCCAGATGTGCCTAATGCCCAAGCAACTTTGGGAGGACTTACAAGTTTTCCTGAACAAAGAACAGTAACCTACAAATGTAACAAAGGCTTTGTAAAAGTTCCTGGCAAGGCAGACTCAGTCGTCTGTCAGAATAATAAATGGTCAGAGCTTGCAGAATTTTGTAATC GTAGCTGTGATGTTCCAACCAGGCTACTTTTTGCATCTCTCAAAAAGTCTTATAGCCAACAGAATTATTTCCCAGAAGGTTCCACTGTGGAATACGAGTGCCGTCAGGGCTACATACGGGACCCTTCTCTCTCAGGAAACATAACTTGTCTTCAGAATTTTGTGTGGTCCAAACCTGATAAATTTTGTAAAA AAAAATCATGTCCTAAGCctagagaaatagaaaatggtCATGTCAAAATAACAACTGACATACTCCTTGGTGCGACCATCTATTTTTCATGTAACACAGG GTACAAATTAGTTGGTGCAGCTTCTAGTTTCTGTGCTCCTATGGGAAATACTGTTGGGTGGTCTGCTGGATTTCCAGAATGCCAAA aaatcttatgTCCAGAACCACCGAAAGTTGACCATGGAATGATTCAAGAGAAACAGAACAGTTATGCATACGGACAGTCTGCAACATATAAATGTATGGAAGGCTTCACCCTACATGGAGAGATCTCTATCTATTGTACTGTAAGAGATGACCAAGGAGAGTGGAGTGGCCCCCTACCTCAATGCAGAG AAACTGATGTCTCACCAACAGTTCTGAAATCCACTGAAGTAAATGTTCCAGGTACCAAAGTCCTATCAACTCCTCAGAAACCCACCACAGTGAATGTTTCAGCTACAGAAACCCCATCAACTCCTCAGAAACCCACCACTGTAAATGTTTCAGCTATAGAAACCCCACCAACTCCTCAGAAACCCACCACTGTAAATGTTTCAGCTACAGAAACCCCACCAACTCCCCAGAAGCCCATCACTGTCAATGTTCCAGCTACAGAAACCCCACCAACTCCTCAGAAACCCACCACTGTAAATGTTTCAGCTACAGAAACCCCACCAACTCCTCAGAAACCCATCACTATAAATGTTCCAGCTTCAGAAACCCCACCAACTCCTCAGAAACCCACCGCTGTAAATGTTCCAG CAAAAAGTACAGCTGTTCCCAGGACAACCCTGCGTTTGCATGCAACAAGCGCACCTAAAGGAAGAGGAAGCGCTCCTTCAG
- the CD55 gene encoding complement decay-accelerating factor isoform X1: MSPPRPRARAVLSLLGGLGPQLLLLLLRPPAASGDCSLPPDVPNAQATLGGLTSFPEQRTVTYKCNKGFVKVPGKADSVVCQNNKWSELAEFCNRSCDVPTRLLFASLKKSYSQQNYFPEGSTVEYECRQGYIRDPSLSGNITCLQNFVWSKPDKFCKKKSCPKPREIENGHVKITTDILLGATIYFSCNTGYKLVGAASSFCAPMGNTVGWSAGFPECQKILCPEPPKVDHGMIQEKQNSYAYGQSATYKCMEGFTLHGEISIYCTVRDDQGEWSGPLPQCRETDVSPTVLKSTEVNVPGTKVLSTPQKPTTVNVSATETPSTPQKPTTVNVSAIETPPTPQKPTTVNVSATETPPTPQKPITVNVPATETPPTPQKPTTVNVSATETPPTPQKPITINVPASETPPTPQKPTAVNVPGTETPPTPQKLITINSSATKPPLVSQTYTTVNVPATKVPSPPQKPTTANGSATTAWNSPISNTVSTAAQNPIMPNASATTPTTQRFTSAKSLLTQNLKATQKSTSVHTTKGLRITQRLTSARVTAAKSTAVPRTTLRLHATSAPKGRGSAPSGQLTQFRFAHMDFMCHGRNFKFIRVKKLRSLWFIVGRVSS; this comes from the exons ATGAGCCCCCCGCGCCCGCGCGCCCGCGCGGTGCTGAGCCTCCTGGGCGGGCTGGGcccgcagctgctgctgctactcctGCGTCCTCCGGCTGCGTCGG GTGACTGCAGCCTTCCTCCAGATGTGCCTAATGCCCAAGCAACTTTGGGAGGACTTACAAGTTTTCCTGAACAAAGAACAGTAACCTACAAATGTAACAAAGGCTTTGTAAAAGTTCCTGGCAAGGCAGACTCAGTCGTCTGTCAGAATAATAAATGGTCAGAGCTTGCAGAATTTTGTAATC GTAGCTGTGATGTTCCAACCAGGCTACTTTTTGCATCTCTCAAAAAGTCTTATAGCCAACAGAATTATTTCCCAGAAGGTTCCACTGTGGAATACGAGTGCCGTCAGGGCTACATACGGGACCCTTCTCTCTCAGGAAACATAACTTGTCTTCAGAATTTTGTGTGGTCCAAACCTGATAAATTTTGTAAAA AAAAATCATGTCCTAAGCctagagaaatagaaaatggtCATGTCAAAATAACAACTGACATACTCCTTGGTGCGACCATCTATTTTTCATGTAACACAGG GTACAAATTAGTTGGTGCAGCTTCTAGTTTCTGTGCTCCTATGGGAAATACTGTTGGGTGGTCTGCTGGATTTCCAGAATGCCAAA aaatcttatgTCCAGAACCACCGAAAGTTGACCATGGAATGATTCAAGAGAAACAGAACAGTTATGCATACGGACAGTCTGCAACATATAAATGTATGGAAGGCTTCACCCTACATGGAGAGATCTCTATCTATTGTACTGTAAGAGATGACCAAGGAGAGTGGAGTGGCCCCCTACCTCAATGCAGAG AAACTGATGTCTCACCAACAGTTCTGAAATCCACTGAAGTAAATGTTCCAGGTACCAAAGTCCTATCAACTCCTCAGAAACCCACCACAGTGAATGTTTCAGCTACAGAAACCCCATCAACTCCTCAGAAACCCACCACTGTAAATGTTTCAGCTATAGAAACCCCACCAACTCCTCAGAAACCCACCACTGTAAATGTTTCAGCTACAGAAACCCCACCAACTCCCCAGAAGCCCATCACTGTCAATGTTCCAGCTACAGAAACCCCACCAACTCCTCAGAAACCCACCACTGTAAATGTTTCAGCTACAGAAACCCCACCAACTCCTCAGAAACCCATCACTATAAATGTTCCAGCTTCAGAAACCCCACCAACTCCTCAGAAACCCACCGCTGTAAATGTTCCAGGTACGGAAACACCACCAACTCCTCAGAAACTCATCACAATAAATTCTTCAGCTACAAAGCCCCCACTAGTTTCTCAGACATACACCACTGTAAATGTTCCAGCTACAAAGGTCCCATCACCTCCTCAGAAACCTACCACAGCAAATGGTTCCGCCACGACAGCCTGGAATTCCCCAATATCAAACACTGTCTCTACAGCAGCTCAGAATCCCATCATGCCAAATGCTTCTGCAACCACACCTACAACCCAAAGATTCACCTCAGCAAAATCTTTACTTACACAGAATCTTAAAGCTACACAAAAGTCCACTTCTGTACATACGACTAAGGGTCTCCGTATAACACAAAGATTGACCTCTGCTCGTGTTACAGCAGCAAAAAGTACAGCTGTTCCCAGGACAACCCTGCGTTTGCATGCAACAAGCGCACCTAAAGGAAGAGGAAGCGCTCCTTCAGGTCAGTTGACTCAGTTCAGGTTTGCACATATGGATTTTATGTGCCATGGTAGAAATTTCAAATTCATCAGGgttaaaaaattaagaagtctCTGGTTTATTGTAGGCAGAGTTTCTTCATAG
- the CD55 gene encoding complement decay-accelerating factor isoform X2: protein MSPPRPRARAVLSLLGGLGPQLLLLLLRPPAASGDCSLPPDVPNAQATLGGLTSFPEQRTVTYKCNKGFVKVPGKADSVVCQNNKWSELAEFCNRSCDVPTRLLFASLKKSYSQQNYFPEGSTVEYECRQGYIRDPSLSGNITCLQNFVWSKPDKFCKKKSCPKPREIENGHVKITTDILLGATIYFSCNTGYKLVGAASSFCAPMGNTVGWSAGFPECQKILCPEPPKVDHGMIQEKQNSYAYGQSATYKCMEGFTLHGEISIYCTVRDDQGEWSGPLPQCRETDVSPTVLKSTEVNVPGTKVLSTPQKPTTVNVSATETPSTPQKPTTVNVSAIETPPTPQKPTTVNVSATETPPTPQKPITVNVPATETPPTPQKPTTVNVSATETPPTPQKPITINVPASETPPTPQKPTAVNVPAAKSTAVPRTTLRLHATSAPKGRGSAPSVASTIASGCVAVTIIIGIIILVKIFWDSGKSGSYYTHGNNKALKCHGSL, encoded by the exons ATGAGCCCCCCGCGCCCGCGCGCCCGCGCGGTGCTGAGCCTCCTGGGCGGGCTGGGcccgcagctgctgctgctactcctGCGTCCTCCGGCTGCGTCGG GTGACTGCAGCCTTCCTCCAGATGTGCCTAATGCCCAAGCAACTTTGGGAGGACTTACAAGTTTTCCTGAACAAAGAACAGTAACCTACAAATGTAACAAAGGCTTTGTAAAAGTTCCTGGCAAGGCAGACTCAGTCGTCTGTCAGAATAATAAATGGTCAGAGCTTGCAGAATTTTGTAATC GTAGCTGTGATGTTCCAACCAGGCTACTTTTTGCATCTCTCAAAAAGTCTTATAGCCAACAGAATTATTTCCCAGAAGGTTCCACTGTGGAATACGAGTGCCGTCAGGGCTACATACGGGACCCTTCTCTCTCAGGAAACATAACTTGTCTTCAGAATTTTGTGTGGTCCAAACCTGATAAATTTTGTAAAA AAAAATCATGTCCTAAGCctagagaaatagaaaatggtCATGTCAAAATAACAACTGACATACTCCTTGGTGCGACCATCTATTTTTCATGTAACACAGG GTACAAATTAGTTGGTGCAGCTTCTAGTTTCTGTGCTCCTATGGGAAATACTGTTGGGTGGTCTGCTGGATTTCCAGAATGCCAAA aaatcttatgTCCAGAACCACCGAAAGTTGACCATGGAATGATTCAAGAGAAACAGAACAGTTATGCATACGGACAGTCTGCAACATATAAATGTATGGAAGGCTTCACCCTACATGGAGAGATCTCTATCTATTGTACTGTAAGAGATGACCAAGGAGAGTGGAGTGGCCCCCTACCTCAATGCAGAG AAACTGATGTCTCACCAACAGTTCTGAAATCCACTGAAGTAAATGTTCCAGGTACCAAAGTCCTATCAACTCCTCAGAAACCCACCACAGTGAATGTTTCAGCTACAGAAACCCCATCAACTCCTCAGAAACCCACCACTGTAAATGTTTCAGCTATAGAAACCCCACCAACTCCTCAGAAACCCACCACTGTAAATGTTTCAGCTACAGAAACCCCACCAACTCCCCAGAAGCCCATCACTGTCAATGTTCCAGCTACAGAAACCCCACCAACTCCTCAGAAACCCACCACTGTAAATGTTTCAGCTACAGAAACCCCACCAACTCCTCAGAAACCCATCACTATAAATGTTCCAGCTTCAGAAACCCCACCAACTCCTCAGAAACCCACCGCTGTAAATGTTCCAG CAGCAAAAAGTACAGCTGTTCCCAGGACAACCCTGCGTTTGCATGCAACAAGCGCACCTAAAGGAAGAGGAAGCGCTCCTTCAG ttgCTAGCACCATTGCATCGG
- the CD55 gene encoding complement decay-accelerating factor isoform X5 — protein sequence MSPPRPRARAVLSLLGGLGPQLLLLLLRPPAASGDCSLPPDVPNAQATLGGLTSFPEQRTVTYKCNKGFVKVPGKADSVVCQNNKWSELAEFCNRSCDVPTRLLFASLKKSYSQQNYFPEGSTVEYECRQGYIRDPSLSGNITCLQNFVWSKPDKFCKKKSCPKPREIENGHVKITTDILLGATIYFSCNTGYKLVGAASSFCAPMGNTVGWSAGFPECQKILCPEPPKVDHGMIQEKQNSYAYGQSATYKCMEGFTLHGEISIYCTVRDDQGEWSGPLPQCRETDVSPTVLKSTEVNVPGTKVLSTPQKPTTVNVSATETPSTPQKPTTVNVSAIETPPTPQKPTTVNVSATETPPTPQKPITVNVPATETPPTPQKPTTVNVSATETPPTPQKPITINVPASETPPTPQKPTAVNVPAAKSTAVPRTTLRLHATSAPKGRGSAPSVASTIASGKCGSLRVRRICHRFWIYNSWKRILFYYCLCCCC from the exons ATGAGCCCCCCGCGCCCGCGCGCCCGCGCGGTGCTGAGCCTCCTGGGCGGGCTGGGcccgcagctgctgctgctactcctGCGTCCTCCGGCTGCGTCGG GTGACTGCAGCCTTCCTCCAGATGTGCCTAATGCCCAAGCAACTTTGGGAGGACTTACAAGTTTTCCTGAACAAAGAACAGTAACCTACAAATGTAACAAAGGCTTTGTAAAAGTTCCTGGCAAGGCAGACTCAGTCGTCTGTCAGAATAATAAATGGTCAGAGCTTGCAGAATTTTGTAATC GTAGCTGTGATGTTCCAACCAGGCTACTTTTTGCATCTCTCAAAAAGTCTTATAGCCAACAGAATTATTTCCCAGAAGGTTCCACTGTGGAATACGAGTGCCGTCAGGGCTACATACGGGACCCTTCTCTCTCAGGAAACATAACTTGTCTTCAGAATTTTGTGTGGTCCAAACCTGATAAATTTTGTAAAA AAAAATCATGTCCTAAGCctagagaaatagaaaatggtCATGTCAAAATAACAACTGACATACTCCTTGGTGCGACCATCTATTTTTCATGTAACACAGG GTACAAATTAGTTGGTGCAGCTTCTAGTTTCTGTGCTCCTATGGGAAATACTGTTGGGTGGTCTGCTGGATTTCCAGAATGCCAAA aaatcttatgTCCAGAACCACCGAAAGTTGACCATGGAATGATTCAAGAGAAACAGAACAGTTATGCATACGGACAGTCTGCAACATATAAATGTATGGAAGGCTTCACCCTACATGGAGAGATCTCTATCTATTGTACTGTAAGAGATGACCAAGGAGAGTGGAGTGGCCCCCTACCTCAATGCAGAG AAACTGATGTCTCACCAACAGTTCTGAAATCCACTGAAGTAAATGTTCCAGGTACCAAAGTCCTATCAACTCCTCAGAAACCCACCACAGTGAATGTTTCAGCTACAGAAACCCCATCAACTCCTCAGAAACCCACCACTGTAAATGTTTCAGCTATAGAAACCCCACCAACTCCTCAGAAACCCACCACTGTAAATGTTTCAGCTACAGAAACCCCACCAACTCCCCAGAAGCCCATCACTGTCAATGTTCCAGCTACAGAAACCCCACCAACTCCTCAGAAACCCACCACTGTAAATGTTTCAGCTACAGAAACCCCACCAACTCCTCAGAAACCCATCACTATAAATGTTCCAGCTTCAGAAACCCCACCAACTCCTCAGAAACCCACCGCTGTAAATGTTCCAG CAGCAAAAAGTACAGCTGTTCCCAGGACAACCCTGCGTTTGCATGCAACAAGCGCACCTAAAGGAAGAGGAAGCGCTCCTTCAG ttgCTAGCACCATTGCATCGGGTAAGTGTGGCTCTCTGAGAGTCCGCAGAATTTGTCATCGCTTTTGGATATATAATTCCTGGAAAAGAATATTGTTTTATTActgtctttgttgttgctgttag